In the Phaeobacter piscinae genome, CCATGCGGCCATGGCACCGGTCACCTGATCCGGTTGTTCCAGCGTTGGCAGATGGCCTGCCTCCTCAATCACACAGAGCCGGGCGTTGGGCATCAGGGCCGCCATAAATTCATGCCGTTTCAGCGGCGTCAGCCGATCCTGCGCCCCGCAGAGGATCAGGGTCGGTCCCTTGAAACGGCGCAGTGCCGCCTGCTGATCGGTGCGCCGCTGCAGGGCCCGCGCCTGCGCCACGAACAGCTCAGGTCCCAGACTGCAGCCCTGTTGATAGATGGTGTTGAGGATATCAAGCCGCTGCGGCGACGGCGCCAGACTGTCCACCGGCAGGCAGCCGCGCAGAACATCCTCCAGCCGACCACTGCGGGCCGCGATGATCAGCGGCTCCCACTCGGCGGCCTGTGTTGGCGTATCGGGCAAGGGGCTGGTCGACATCAGACACAACCGGCTGACCCGTTCGGGTGCGCGGCGCAGGATTTCCATCGCAACAATGCCGCCCATCGACAGCCCAGCCAGCGCAAACCGCGCTGGCAGCTGCGTCAGCAGATGATCGGCGATGCGCTCAATCCGGTCGCCGCCCAGAAGCGGCGCCACCATGGTTGGCAGCACGCCGGAAAGCGCCCGCAGCTGCGGCACGAAGACTTCCGCCGTGCCCATCAGCCCCGGAAGCATCACCAGAGGCGCACTACCCGGCCCGCCTGCGCGCGTCTCGGTCTGCCCTGCTCTGCCCAGTTGATCCGCCACCCGCGCCTATCCTCCTGCCTCGGTCCCGTAGCCGTTCCAGCGAAACGCGCCGTCGTCAGACAGCGGCGAGAACGGATTATGCGCGATTTCCCAGATATGGCCGTCGGGCGCGCGAAAATAGCCGATGGTGCCGCCCCAGAACACCTCCCCCGCCGGGCGCAGGATTGTGGCGCCTGCCGCCTCGGCCTTGGCCAAAAGCGTGGCCACATCCTCAGCACTGCGCGTGTTGTGGCTGAGGGTCATCGCCCCGGTGCCGAGGTCTTCCACCGGCAGGCCGATATCCTCAGCGAGCGCCGCCAAAGGATACAGCCCCAACGTCTGTGAGATCAGGTCAAAAGCAATGACGCCATCGGGGCTCTGCGCCCGCTGCCAGCCAAGCGCCTCGTAGAAGGCGGCGGCCTGCTCCATGTCGGGCACCCCGAGGGTGATCAGGCTGATGCGTTGGTCCATCGGTTCCTCTCCTGCCCGTGGCGTCCCTGATGAGGGAGGCCTCGTATATTTAACAACTCGTGGCGCGCGTTAGATTGCACCCTGCGAAGGGCGCTCTCCTTCTAGCTTAGCGGATCCCATCCGCGTCAGATAGCCCCAGAACCTCTGCAACAGCCGTTTCGATCAGGGCCAGACAGGCGGGATCCGAAAACCGGTGATCCGCATCTTTGACCAGTTGCAGGCGCATATCGGCGCAGCTGGCATGATCGAGCAGCCGCAGGGCGGTTTCCGTGCTGACCGCGGTATCAGCGGTGCCTTGCAGACACCGCACCGGCATCGGCAGCGTAAGCGGGGCGCGCAACACCAGATGGTTGCGCCCGTCCTCAATCATGCGTTTGGTGATCACATAAGGCTCCATGTAGTCGCTTGGCAGTTCGACCTGCCCGCGCGTCTCCAGCTCCGCCTTCTGGGCATCGGTGAAATTGGCCCAATAGCCGTCCTCGGTAAAATCCGGGGCGGCAGCGATGGTGACCAGACCCGCGACCCGCTCCGGCAGGGTCCGCGCCAGCAAGAGCGCCTGCCAGCCGCCCATAGAGGAGCCGACGGGAACAATTTTGCCCGTGGTCAGCGCCTGAACCGCTGCCAGCGTGTCCTGATGCCAGTCGCCAATGCAGCCCTCTTCAAATGTGCCGGAGCTTTCACCGTGGCCGGAGTAATCAAACCGTAGAAAGCCTAATCCACGCGCCTGCGCCCAGGCTTCCAGATGTATCGCCTTGGTGCCCTCCATGTCGGATTTCAGCCCGCCCAGAAACACCACCGTCGGCGCCGCTGTCTCGCCGCTTGCGGGGGTCAGATGATAGGCCAGGCGGCGGCCGGTATCAGTGTCCAGAAATTGGGTTGCGGTCATACTGTCCCCCGTTGGTATTGTGCCAAATCACAGGCCTTCAGATCTGCCACGGCAACGGCGCGACGGCAATGGCGTGTTTCACCGCAGCCGCATGGGATCCCGGCATAGGTTGGCCACGGTGCAACGCGGCAACGCCTTCAGACTTGGCGACTTTTCACCGTCGCAACACCCTTGCGACCCATCGCCGCCATGCCTAGGGTCCGCGCGATATCCCTCTTTGCCCCACGATCAGGAGCCAGCCCTTGCCCCGTGCCCTTCGTCTTTTCTGTCTCGGCCTCCTCTGTCTGCTGATCCTTCTGACCACCGTCTGGGGGGCCATGGCGCTGTGGTACCGTCTGCCCGTTGACAGCCTCTGGCGCACAGCCGCGGCTTCCGGCTTTGCCGGTCTTGGTCTGGCCACGCTCTGGGCGGTGATCCGGGGGCGGGCCTTGCGCGGGCTGTCGACCTTCTGTCTCGCGCTTGCGGCGCTGATCTGGTGGTGGGCCAGCCTCACACCCCCGGCAGAGGCCAACTGGTCGCCCGATGTCGCGCGGCAGGTCACCGGCACCCGCAATGGCGATATCCTGACGCTGACAGATGTGCGCAATTTCGACTGGACCACCCCGACCGAATTCACCCCCCGGTGGGAAACCCGCAGCTATGACCTCAGCCAGCTGGAGACCGTCGATCTGTTCATGTCCTACTGGGCCGGGCCGGAGATGGCGCATATGGTGGTCAGCTTCGGCTTTGAGGATGGCGCGCATATCGCCTGGTCTGTGGAGGTGCGGCGTCAGGTTGGCGGTGGCTTCTCCCCCATCGCGGACCTGTTCAAGACCAATACGCTGGTGTTGATCGCAGCGGATGAGCGCGACGTGGTGGGCACCCGAACCAATGCCCGCGGCGAGGACGTGCAGCTGTTTCGCATCGACACTGATCCGGACACCGCCCGCGCGCTGCTGATGCAATATGTCGAGGCCGCCAACAGGCTGGCCGCGCAGCCGCAATGGTATAACTCGCTGACCTCAAACTGCACCACCGTGGTGATGACGATGATCCGCATCATCGTCGAGGACGTGCCGCTGGACTGGCGGGTGCTGGCCAATGGCTACCTGCCCGAATACGCCCATGATCAGGGGGTACTGGCGACAGGCTACAGTACTGAGGAGCTGCGCAACCTTGGTAGTATCACCGCCAAGGCGCAGGCCGAGGGCATCACACCAGACTTCTCCGCCCTGATCCGCGAAGGTGTGCCAGCTCCTGCCCCCTGATCCAGGACCCTAATCCGGCTTTTGCATCTTCTGGCACAAAATATCCCAGGGAGCGCGCGGGGCTGGCCCCTCGCCCGCTTGACAGCCTCGCGCGCCCCTGCCAAACGGGCAAAACACATATAACCCGCAACCGGGCGTTCAGTGGGCGCCAAACCGACGAGGAGCAGCCAGACAATGGCCCAAATCTCTCTCACCTTCCCTGATGGCAATGCACGATCCTATGACGCAGGCATCACCCCTGCTGAGGTCGCAGCCTCCATCTCTACCTCGCTTGGCAAAAAAGCGATCTCTGCCACCGTGAACGGTGCGCATTGGGATCTGCAGTGGCCGATTGACACCGACGCCTCCATCGCGCTTCACACCATGAAGGACGAAGAGCAGGCCAATGAGCTGATCCGCCACGATCTGGCCCATGTGATGGCGCGCGCGGTGCAGGAGATCTGGCCCGACACCAAGGTCACCATCGGCCCGGTGATTGAAAACGGCTGGTACTACGACTTTGATCGCGCAGAGCCCTTCACCCCCGAAGATCTCGGCACCATCGAAAAGAAGATGAAAGAGATCATCAACAAGCGGGACGAGGTGCGCACCGAGGTCTGGGACCGCCCCCGCGCGATCCAGCACTACACCGACAACAATGAACCCTATAAGGTCGAGCTGATCGAGAGCATCCACGGCGATGAGCCGCTGCGGATGTATTGGCATGGCGACTGGCAGGACCTCTGCCGTGGCCCGCACCTGCAGCACACCGGCCAATTGCCGAGTGATGCCTTCAAGCTGATGTCCATCGCTGGCGCTTACTGGCGCGGCGACAGCGACCGCGCCATGCTGCAGCGGATCTATGGCGTTGCCTTCACCGGCAAGGAGAAACTGAAAGCCCATCTCCATATGCTGGAAGAGGCCGCCAAGCGCGACCACCGCAAACTGGGCCGCGAGATGAACCTGTTCCACATGCAGGAAGAGGCTCCCGGCCAGATCTTCTGGCACCCGAACGGCTGGAAGATCTACACCACCCTGCAGGATTACATGCGCCGCATGCAGGACCGCGACGGCTATGTCGAGGTGAACACCCCGCAGGTGGTGGACCGCAAACTGTGGGAAGCCTCTGGTCACTGGGACAAATACCAGGAAAACATGTTCATCGTTGAGGTCGACGAGGATCACGCCCGTGAAAAGGCCGTGAACGCGCTGAAGCCGATGAACTGCCCCTGCCATGTGCAGGTGTTCAATCAGGGCCTCAAATCCTACCGTGATCTGCCGCTGCGCATGGCCGAGTTTGGCTCCTGTGCCCGCTATGAACCCTCGGGCGCGCTGCATGGCATCATGCGGGTGCGTGGGTTTACTCAGGATGATGGTCACATCTTCTGCGCCGAGGATCAGATCGAATCTGAAACCGCCAAGTTCATCGCCTTCCTGTCGAAGGTCTATGCCGATCTTGGCTTCCATGACTGGACCATCAAGCTCTCGACCCGCCCGGAAAAACGCATCGGCAGCGATGAAAGCTGGGATCTGGTGGAGAAGGCGCTTGGCGATGCCTGCAAGGCGGCGGGCTATGACTATGAGCTGCTGGAGGGCGAAGGTGCCTTCTACGGTCCCAAGCTGGAATTCACCCTGACCGACGCGATTGGCCGGAACTGGCAGTGCGGCACCCTGCAGGTGGATCCCAACCTGCCGGAACGTCTGGATGCGAATTTCATCGGTCAGGACGGCAGCAAGCACCGCCCGTTCATGCTGCACCGCGCAACCCTTGGCAGTTTTGAACGCTTCATCGGCATCCTGATCGAAGAACACGCAGGCAAGCTGCCGTTCTGGCTCGCGCCGCGTCAGGTGGTTGTCGCCTCCATCACATCGGATGCGGATGACTATGTGAACGAAGTGGTTGAGACCCTGCGCGCCGCCGGTGTGCGGGCCGAGGCGGATATCCGCAACGAGAAGATCAACTACAAGGTCCGCGAGCATTCCGTGGGCAAGGTGCCGGTCATTCTGGCCGTCGGCCACCGCGAGGTCGAAGAGCGCACCGTTTCCGTCCGGCGTCTGGGCGAGAAACAGACCAAGGTCGAAGCGCTGGACGCTGTAACAAAAACCTTGGCGGTTGAGGCAACGCCGCCGGATCTTCTGTAACATTTCTGCGGTCTTTTGCTGATCTTTACCCATTTACCGGCCCCCACTTGCGGGGCCGGTTTCTTTTTGCGCATGGTTTTAAGGGTTCGGCAGCCAGAAGGTTGTAATATACGGTCACAGCTGCTGACGCCCGCGTGAGACACAGGCTCGTGAATTCAAAGACTTCCCGGCCTGAGCTAATGTCTGACTTGTAACACCGCCCTCGCAACCAAATTCCAAAGAAGGAAGACACCAATGTCCAACACCGCAAAATCCCTCGCCGTCGCTGGTGCCGTTGCTGCTGCGCTGACCTCTGCCATGGTCACCCCGGCCGCCGCCCAGTCCAAAGAGAAATGCTATG is a window encoding:
- a CDS encoding alpha/beta fold hydrolase, with protein sequence MADQLGRAGQTETRAGGPGSAPLVMLPGLMGTAEVFVPQLRALSGVLPTMVAPLLGGDRIERIADHLLTQLPARFALAGLSMGGIVAMEILRRAPERVSRLCLMSTSPLPDTPTQAAEWEPLIIAARSGRLEDVLRGCLPVDSLAPSPQRLDILNTIYQQGCSLGPELFVAQARALQRRTDQQAALRRFKGPTLILCGAQDRLTPLKRHEFMAALMPNARLCVIEEAGHLPTLEQPDQVTGAMAAWLAEVAPDQDERPDPPRETATTAAGVAQPAAPSLPPLTLTNPLKTS
- a CDS encoding VOC family protein, with protein sequence MDQRISLITLGVPDMEQAAAFYEALGWQRAQSPDGVIAFDLISQTLGLYPLAALAEDIGLPVEDLGTGAMTLSHNTRSAEDVATLLAKAEAAGATILRPAGEVFWGGTIGYFRAPDGHIWEIAHNPFSPLSDDGAFRWNGYGTEAGG
- a CDS encoding alpha/beta hydrolase; protein product: MTATQFLDTDTGRRLAYHLTPASGETAAPTVVFLGGLKSDMEGTKAIHLEAWAQARGLGFLRFDYSGHGESSGTFEEGCIGDWHQDTLAAVQALTTGKIVPVGSSMGGWQALLLARTLPERVAGLVTIAAAPDFTEDGYWANFTDAQKAELETRGQVELPSDYMEPYVITKRMIEDGRNHLVLRAPLTLPMPVRCLQGTADTAVSTETALRLLDHASCADMRLQLVKDADHRFSDPACLALIETAVAEVLGLSDADGIR
- a CDS encoding DUF4105 domain-containing protein — its product is MPRALRLFCLGLLCLLILLTTVWGAMALWYRLPVDSLWRTAAASGFAGLGLATLWAVIRGRALRGLSTFCLALAALIWWWASLTPPAEANWSPDVARQVTGTRNGDILTLTDVRNFDWTTPTEFTPRWETRSYDLSQLETVDLFMSYWAGPEMAHMVVSFGFEDGAHIAWSVEVRRQVGGGFSPIADLFKTNTLVLIAADERDVVGTRTNARGEDVQLFRIDTDPDTARALLMQYVEAANRLAAQPQWYNSLTSNCTTVVMTMIRIIVEDVPLDWRVLANGYLPEYAHDQGVLATGYSTEELRNLGSITAKAQAEGITPDFSALIREGVPAPAP
- the thrS gene encoding threonine--tRNA ligase; its protein translation is MAQISLTFPDGNARSYDAGITPAEVAASISTSLGKKAISATVNGAHWDLQWPIDTDASIALHTMKDEEQANELIRHDLAHVMARAVQEIWPDTKVTIGPVIENGWYYDFDRAEPFTPEDLGTIEKKMKEIINKRDEVRTEVWDRPRAIQHYTDNNEPYKVELIESIHGDEPLRMYWHGDWQDLCRGPHLQHTGQLPSDAFKLMSIAGAYWRGDSDRAMLQRIYGVAFTGKEKLKAHLHMLEEAAKRDHRKLGREMNLFHMQEEAPGQIFWHPNGWKIYTTLQDYMRRMQDRDGYVEVNTPQVVDRKLWEASGHWDKYQENMFIVEVDEDHAREKAVNALKPMNCPCHVQVFNQGLKSYRDLPLRMAEFGSCARYEPSGALHGIMRVRGFTQDDGHIFCAEDQIESETAKFIAFLSKVYADLGFHDWTIKLSTRPEKRIGSDESWDLVEKALGDACKAAGYDYELLEGEGAFYGPKLEFTLTDAIGRNWQCGTLQVDPNLPERLDANFIGQDGSKHRPFMLHRATLGSFERFIGILIEEHAGKLPFWLAPRQVVVASITSDADDYVNEVVETLRAAGVRAEADIRNEKINYKVREHSVGKVPVILAVGHREVEERTVSVRRLGEKQTKVEALDAVTKTLAVEATPPDLL